In the genome of Psychromonas sp. psych-6C06, one region contains:
- a CDS encoding cytochrome c1 gives MKKLMIALVAVFSMLPTLVLAAGPSVPLDKANYDLADKASLQSGAKLFMNYCLACHSTGYQRYGRVASDLDIPEHLMKENLIFTDSKIGDLMHNSMDKKEAGQWFGAPPPDLTLVARVRGADWLYTYLRSFYVDPSRPFGVNNTVFPEVGMPHVLEELQGISTPTFEITTDANGVEHKKVVSLTSDESGEMSSDEYDRAVLDLVNFLVYAGEPNKLERQSLGIWVLAFLFVLFIVSYLLKKEYWRDIH, from the coding sequence ATGAAAAAATTAATGATCGCCTTAGTGGCAGTGTTTTCTATGCTACCGACGCTTGTTTTAGCTGCGGGGCCTAGCGTGCCACTTGATAAGGCAAATTACGATTTAGCAGATAAAGCGTCATTACAAAGTGGTGCAAAGCTGTTTATGAATTACTGTTTAGCATGTCACTCTACCGGTTACCAACGCTATGGGCGTGTTGCATCAGATCTTGATATTCCAGAGCATTTGATGAAAGAGAATCTTATTTTTACTGATAGTAAAATAGGTGACCTAATGCACAATAGCATGGACAAAAAAGAAGCGGGTCAATGGTTTGGTGCTCCACCACCAGACTTAACACTGGTAGCACGTGTTCGTGGTGCAGACTGGCTGTACACTTACTTACGCTCTTTTTATGTTGATCCATCTCGTCCATTTGGTGTGAACAATACGGTATTCCCAGAAGTGGGCATGCCACACGTATTAGAAGAGTTACAAGGTATCTCAACGCCTACATTTGAAATCACCACTGATGCAAATGGTGTAGAGCATAAGAAGGTCGTTTCATTAACAAGTGATGAATCTGGTGAGATGTCATCGGATGAGTATGACCGAGCGGTACTTGATCTGGTAAACTTCTTAGTATATGCCGGTGAACCAAATAAATTAGAACGTCAAAGCTTAGGGATTTGGGTATTAGCTTTCCTATTTGTTCTATTTATTGTTAGCTACTTATTGAAGAAAGAGTACTGGCGCGATATTCATTAA
- the sspA gene encoding stringent starvation protein SspA, whose protein sequence is MAVAANKRSVMTLFSGVSDLYSHQTRIVLAEKGVNVEITYIDDENPSEELAELTPNSEVPTLVDRELVLYNSRIIMEYLDERFPHPPLMPVYPVERAKSRLLMQRIETEWYPLVAIVMSNDEAKASQARVTLRNKILEVAPIFDHFAYFMSEEFTLVDCYMAPLLWRLPELGIDLGMDHLGIKSYMVKVFERESFQASMTEAEREIRVG, encoded by the coding sequence ATGGCAGTAGCCGCAAATAAACGTTCTGTAATGACACTTTTTTCAGGTGTTTCAGATTTATATAGCCATCAAACTCGTATTGTTTTAGCTGAAAAGGGCGTTAACGTAGAAATCACCTATATCGATGATGAAAATCCATCTGAAGAACTAGCTGAATTAACACCAAATAGCGAAGTGCCGACACTGGTTGATCGTGAATTAGTATTATATAACTCTCGTATTATTATGGAGTACCTAGATGAGCGCTTTCCTCATCCACCATTAATGCCCGTGTATCCTGTTGAGCGCGCTAAAAGCCGTTTATTAATGCAACGTATCGAAACAGAGTGGTACCCACTTGTAGCTATCGTCATGTCAAATGATGAAGCCAAAGCATCACAAGCACGTGTTACATTACGCAATAAGATTTTAGAAGTTGCTCCTATTTTTGACCATTTTGCTTACTTCATGTCTGAAGAGTTTACGCTAGTTGATTGTTACATGGCGCCTCTTCTATGGCGTTTACCTGAACTAGGTATTGATTTAGGTATGGACCACTTAGGCATTAAGAGCTACATGGTAAAAGTGTTTGAACGTGAGTCTTTCCAAGCTTCAATGACCGAAGCTGAGCGTGAAATCCGCGTCGGGTAA
- a CDS encoding ClpXP protease specificity-enhancing factor — protein sequence MLVQRPYLLTAFYNWIVDSECTPHIIVDATQSGVEVPEQFVEDGKIVLNIAPRSVMQFSMDDDAVAFNARFSGQPMQVYVPLYAIEGIYARENGAGTMFPEELAYKALEETTAPIKAEVTQMPSPNTNRAGLKLVK from the coding sequence ATGTTAGTGCAACGACCTTATCTTCTTACTGCTTTTTACAATTGGATTGTAGACAGTGAGTGTACGCCTCATATTATTGTGGATGCCACACAGTCTGGTGTTGAAGTGCCTGAGCAGTTTGTTGAAGACGGAAAAATCGTGTTAAACATTGCACCGAGATCGGTTATGCAGTTTTCAATGGATGATGATGCCGTTGCGTTTAATGCGCGATTCTCTGGTCAACCTATGCAAGTTTATGTGCCTTTATACGCAATTGAAGGTATATATGCGCGTGAAAATGGTGCTGGTACTATGTTTCCTGAAGAGCTTGCTTATAAAGCATTAGAGGAAACGACTGCGCCAATTAAAGCTGAAGTAACGCAAATGCCTTCTCCTAATACGAATAGGGCTGGCTTAAAGTTGGTTAAGTAG
- a CDS encoding alpha-L-glutamate ligase-like protein produces the protein MFFSSPFKLKSKGIMGMNQRNSGYIGRYNPRKLYPLVDNKLKTKIIAREANVTTPALLGVISMQAEVEQVETYIKDTPGFVIKPAKGSGGKGILVITKVENGRYYKPNGDEESLAEIKRHVTDILAGLFSLGGSADVAVVEGLIQFDDAFDGFSFEGVPDVRVIVFKGFPVMAMMRLSTAASDGKANLHQGAVGVGIDITSGKAINAVQFDKPVKFHPDTNKELALLEVPRWERLIYLASSCYEMSGMGYLGTDMVLDRDLGPMLLELNARPGLAIQIANGQGILPRLKLIESLGNDHGMSVEERIEFCKKHFSDQSN, from the coding sequence ATGTTTTTTTCTAGCCCTTTTAAGTTAAAAAGCAAAGGCATCATGGGGATGAATCAGCGTAATAGTGGCTATATTGGTCGCTATAACCCGCGTAAACTCTACCCATTGGTTGATAACAAGTTAAAAACCAAAATCATCGCTCGAGAAGCAAACGTCACTACGCCTGCGCTACTCGGTGTTATCTCTATGCAGGCTGAAGTTGAACAAGTTGAAACCTATATCAAAGACACTCCTGGTTTTGTGATAAAGCCAGCTAAAGGTAGCGGTGGTAAGGGGATCTTGGTAATCACCAAAGTAGAAAACGGTCGATACTATAAACCCAACGGGGATGAAGAGAGTCTAGCTGAAATAAAACGCCATGTGACTGACATTCTTGCCGGTCTATTTAGTCTTGGCGGAAGTGCAGATGTTGCTGTTGTAGAAGGCTTAATTCAATTTGATGATGCTTTTGATGGCTTTAGTTTCGAAGGAGTACCAGACGTACGTGTTATCGTATTTAAAGGTTTCCCTGTGATGGCAATGATGCGCTTATCTACTGCCGCATCAGATGGTAAAGCAAACCTTCACCAAGGGGCAGTTGGAGTCGGAATCGATATTACCTCTGGTAAGGCAATCAATGCAGTACAATTCGATAAACCCGTTAAATTTCATCCCGATACAAATAAAGAGCTCGCTTTGTTAGAAGTCCCTAGATGGGAACGTTTAATCTATCTTGCTTCAAGTTGTTATGAAATGTCAGGCATGGGCTATTTAGGAACAGACATGGTATTAGACCGCGATCTAGGGCCAATGCTGTTAGAGCTAAATGCACGTCCAGGTTTAGCTATTCAAATTGCCAATGGCCAAGGAATTTTACCACGCCTTAAACTTATTGAAAGCCTAGGCAATGACCATGGTATGAGTGTTGAAGAACGTATTGAGTTTTGCAAAAAGCACTTCTCAGACCAGTCGAATTAA
- a CDS encoding inactive transglutaminase family protein, with protein sequence MNARSFFFVLVAGLMSLGIFQTVQRHMALDIPWMPGETRIIWNIDAKIDFNANEGPVLASLTTPERQAGFTKISQNAASPGYGLSFIDDGETNKAEWTIREAKGKQTLYYNIQVLEDPKSLDQGILEMPELFEKEYEASNASAGSAIIKAALKTSADSFSFTREVLKQLNAEVANQNVALILTNKVSKTDLLIALLNEAKIPTKKVGALVLEDGRRRQHLTPLVEVFQEKDGVITSKLFDANSLGTVNRDNLLLWDQSGKALLELTGGSDSKVSFSMIQQEQPALSALLQKSENEHLFNFSIHSLPVEDQSLFKGILMIPLGVLIVVMMRVLVGLKTSGTFMPVLIAMAFIQTSLVTGLVGFILLVAVGLFIRSYLSHLNLLLVSRISTVIIMVILLIALFGVLSYKLGLTEGLKITFFPMIILSWTIERMSVLWEEEGAKEVMTQGGGSLLVAVLAYFVMSNDVTRHLMFNFIGLQFVVMSLVLLLGSYTGYRLLELRRFKPLADKE encoded by the coding sequence TTTTTTCTTTGTACTTGTAGCAGGCTTAATGTCTCTGGGTATATTTCAAACAGTACAACGCCATATGGCATTAGATATTCCGTGGATGCCAGGGGAAACACGTATTATCTGGAATATAGATGCAAAAATTGATTTTAATGCTAATGAAGGCCCTGTGCTTGCTTCACTCACTACCCCAGAAAGACAAGCAGGTTTTACTAAAATAAGCCAAAATGCAGCTTCTCCTGGTTACGGACTTTCATTCATTGATGACGGCGAGACCAATAAAGCGGAGTGGACAATACGTGAAGCGAAGGGAAAACAGACACTTTACTATAATATTCAAGTACTTGAAGACCCTAAAAGCTTAGATCAAGGAATTCTGGAAATGCCAGAGCTTTTTGAAAAAGAGTATGAAGCATCTAATGCTTCGGCAGGCTCAGCTATTATTAAAGCAGCATTAAAAACCAGTGCTGATAGCTTTAGTTTTACGCGAGAAGTATTAAAACAGCTTAATGCAGAAGTCGCTAATCAAAACGTCGCGCTGATTTTAACTAACAAGGTAAGTAAGACTGATCTACTTATTGCACTATTAAACGAAGCTAAAATACCGACTAAAAAAGTTGGTGCGCTCGTTCTAGAAGATGGTCGTCGTCGTCAGCACTTAACACCGTTAGTTGAAGTATTTCAAGAAAAAGACGGCGTAATAACTTCTAAGTTATTTGATGCTAATTCACTGGGCACGGTTAACCGTGATAACCTTTTACTCTGGGATCAAAGCGGTAAAGCTTTATTAGAGCTAACAGGCGGTAGCGACTCCAAGGTTAGTTTCTCAATGATACAACAGGAACAACCCGCACTTTCAGCACTATTACAAAAATCTGAAAATGAGCACCTGTTTAACTTCTCAATTCATAGTTTACCCGTAGAAGATCAGTCATTGTTCAAAGGGATCCTAATGATTCCATTAGGGGTGTTGATTGTTGTAATGATGCGTGTTTTAGTAGGTTTAAAAACCTCAGGTACTTTTATGCCTGTGTTAATTGCAATGGCCTTTATTCAAACAAGCCTGGTAACCGGTTTAGTTGGCTTTATTCTACTTGTAGCAGTTGGCTTATTTATCCGTTCGTACCTTTCGCACCTCAACCTGCTACTGGTCTCACGAATATCCACGGTGATTATCATGGTTATTCTGCTGATTGCCCTATTTGGTGTTCTTTCTTACAAACTGGGTTTGACAGAAGGACTAAAAATCACCTTCTTCCCAATGATTATCCTTTCTTGGACTATCGAGCGTATGTCAGTATTGTGGGAAGAAGAAGGCGCGAAAGAAGTAATGACACAAGGTGGTGGTAGTTTATTAGTTGCCGTGCTTGCTTATTTTGTCATGAGCAACGATGTAACACGTCATCTGATGTTTAACTTTATCGGCTTACAGTTTGTAGTGATGTCATTAGTACTATTACTAGGTAGCTACACAGGGTACCGTTTATTAGAGTTACGCCGTTTTAAACCTCTGGCGGATAAGGAATAA